Proteins from a genomic interval of Gossypium hirsutum isolate 1008001.06 chromosome A09, Gossypium_hirsutum_v2.1, whole genome shotgun sequence:
- the LOC107888594 gene encoding structural maintenance of chromosomes protein 4: MGVETKDEFATREPEQAQVGSRGPRLVINEMVMRNFKSYAGEQRVGPFHKSFSAVVGPNGSGKSNVIDAMLFVFGKRAKQMRLNKVSELIHNSTNHQNLDSAGVSVHFQEIIDLDDGTYEAVPGSEFVISRVAFRDNSSKYYINNRASNFTEVTKKLKGKGVDLDNNRFLILQGEVEQISLMKPKAQGPHDEGFLEYLEDIIGTNKYVEKIDESSKELESLNEKRSGVVQMVKLAEKERDSLEDVKNEAEAYMLKELSLLKWQEKAAKLAHEDTNLKMVELRENVSNLEENLKNKREEIQESSKRLKEIESVHNKHLIRKEELDNDLRTCKEEFKEFERQDVKYREDLKHMKQKLKKLEDKLEKDSSKIEDVSKECENSKNLIPKLEENIPKLQKLLLDEEKLLEEMKENSKVETEKYRSELSKVRAELEPWEEELIVHKGKLEVAHTERNLLTQKHEAANTAFKDAQKEMDNISGKTETITAAIKDKQTDLEKNKLGALEARKLEQTCIKEQEALIPLEQAAREKFAELKSVLDSEKSQGSVLKAILQAKESKQIEGIYGRMGDLGAIDAKYDVAISTACPGLDYIVVETTAAAQACVELLRREQLGIATFMILEKQLDLLERSKEKVRTPEGVPRLYDLIKVQDERIKLAFYAALGNTIVAKDLDQATRIAYGGNKEFRRVVTLDGALFEKSGTMSGGGSKPRGGKMGTSIRAASVSRETVVAAEKELANMVDSLNNIRQSIADAARRYQASEKVVAELEMEIAKSQKEVDSLNSEYKYLEKQLDSLEAASRPKKDEIDRLEELKKIISTEEKEIDRLIQGSKKLKEKASDLQNKIENAGGEKLKTQKSKVEKIQSDIDKNSTEINRHKVQIETGEKMVKKLTKGIEESKKEKERIIEGKDKMHGMFKEIEQKAFIVQDNYKKMQKVIDEHGEVLEKSKLEYEKVKKNVDQLRASEVDADFKLHDMKKMYKELEMKGKGYKKKLNDLEISLQKHMEQIQKDLVDTEKLQATLADETLTEACDLKRALEMVTLLETQLKEMNPNLDSISEYRNKVSVYNERVEDLNTVTQQRDDIKKQYDELRKKRLDEFMAGFNAISLKLKEMYQMITLGGDAELELVDSLDPFSEGVVFSVRPPKKSWKNIANLSGGEKTLSSLALVFALHHYKPTPLYVMDEIDAALDFKNVSIVGHYVKDRTKDAQFIIISLRNNMFELADRLVGIYKTDNCTKSITINPNSFVVCEKAA; this comes from the exons ATGGGGGTGGAAACGAAGGATGAGTTCGCGACTCGCGAACCAGAGCAGGCCCAAGTGGGATCTCGAGGACCGAGGTTAGTAATTAACGAGATGGTGATGAGGAACTTCAAGTCTTATGCCGGTGAACAGCGCGTCGGGCCCTTTCACAag AGCTTTTCTGCTGTGGTTGGGCCAAATGGAAGTGGTAAAAGCAATGTGATAGATGCCATGCTTTTTGTATTTGGGAAGAGAGCAAAGCAG ATGCGGCTTAATAAAGTTTCTGAGCTTATTCACAATTCAACTAATCATCAAAATCTTGATAGTGCTGGTGTTTCTGTTCATTTTCAGGAGATTATTGATCTG GATGACGGGACATATGAAGCTGTTCCAGGAAGTGAATTTGTTATTTCCCGGGTTGCATTTCGGGATAACTCATCCAAATATTACATCAATAACCGTGCTAGTAACTTTACAGAAGTTACAAAGAAACTGAAAGGGAAAGGAGTTGATCTTGACAACAATCGGTTTCTTATTCTTCAG GGTGAGGTTGAGCAAATTTCGCTCATGAAGCCAAAAGCACAAGGGCCTCATGATGAAGGTTTCCTTGAATATTTGGAGGACATAATAGGAACAAACAAATATGTTGAAAAGATTGACGAATCATCTAAGGA GTTAGAAAGTCTCAATGAAAAACGATCAGGTGTTGTGCAAATGGTTAAATTAGCAGAGAAAGAAAGAGATAGCTTGGAG GATGTTAAGAATGAGGCAGAAGCGTACATGTTGAAAGAGCTTTCTCtcttgaaatggcaagagaaagcTGCAAAATTGGCCCATGAAGATACCAATTTGAAAATGGTAGAATTACGGGAAAACGTTTCCAACTTAGAagaaaatttgaagaataaaAG GGAAGAGATTCAGGAGAGCAGTAAGAGGTTGAAGGAGATTGAGTCTGTGCACAACAAGCACCTGATAAGAAAAGAG GAACTTGATAATGATTTGAGAACCTGTAAGGAAGAATTCAAGGAGTTTGAAAGGCAGGATGTCAAATACAGGGAAGATTTGAAGCATATGAAACAGAAGCTAAAGAAACTAGAGGATAAACTTGAAAAG GATTCTTCAAAAATTGAGGATGTGTCAAAGGAGTGTGAGAACTCAAAAAATCTTATCCCAAAACTTGAGGAGAACATTCCGAAGCTCCAAAAGCTTTTGCTGGATGAGGAGAAACTCCTAGAAGAAATGAAAGAGAATTCTAAAG TTGAAACTGAGAAATATCGCTCTGAGCTTTCAAAGGTTCGTGCTGAATTAGAACCTTGGGAAGAGGAGTTGATTGTGCATAAGGGAAAGCTTGAAGTTGCTCACACTGAACGTAACCTTCTAACTCAAAAG CATGAAGCTGCTAATACAGCTTTTAAGGATGCTCAAAAAGAGATGGACAACATATCGGGAAAAACTGAAACTATAACTGCTGCCATTAAAGATAAGCAAACTGATCTGGAAAAGAACAAGCTTGGAGCATTGGAAGCACGCAAATTGGAACAG ACATGCATCAAAGAACAAGAAGCATTGATTCCTCTTGAACAAGCGGCAAGAGAGAAGTTTGCAGAACTGAAGTCAGTGCTTGATTCTGAGAAGAGCCAGGGATCAGTTCTAAAAGCGATTTTGCAGGCTAAAGAATCCAAACAAATTGAGGGAATATATGGCAGGATGGGTGATTTAGGTGCTATTGATG CAAAGTATGATGTTGCCATCTCAACTGCATGTCCTGGACTTGATTATATTGTGGTGGAAACCACTGCTGCAGCACAAGCATGTGTTGAACTACTCCGTAGGGAGCAACTTGGTATTGCAACGTTCATGATTCTG GAGAAACAGCTTGACCTTCTAGAGAGGTCAAAGGAGAAAGTAAGAACCCCTGAGGGAGTTCCACGTCTCTATGACTTGATTAAAGTTCAGGATGAAAGAATAAAACTTGCTTTCTATGCTGCCTTGGGTAACACCATTGTAGCAAAGGATCTTGATCAG GCAACACGTATAGCATATGGTGGAAACAAAGAATTTCGACGTGTGGTAACACTTGATGGTGCTCTATTTGAAAAATCTGGTACCATGAGCGGAGGGGGAAGCAAGCCACGTGGTGGTAAGATGGGGACATCTATTCGAGCTGCCAGTGTGTCTAGAGAAACTGTTGTTGCTGCTGAGAAGGAGCTTGCTAATATGGTTGATTCATTAAATAACATTAGGCAAAGCATTGCTGACGCAGCAAGGCGTTACCAAGCCTCAGAGAAGGTAGTTGCAGAGTTGGAGATGGAGATAGCTAAAAGCCAAAAAGAG GTTGACAGCTTGAATTCGGAATATAAATATCTTGAAAAGCAACTTGATTCCTTGGAGGCTGCATCACGGCCaaagaaggatgaaattgatagACTGGAGGAACTTAAGAAGATAATTTCTACAGAAGAAAAAGAGATTGATAGACTCATCCAAGGGTCTAAAAAGTTGAAGGAAAAG GCTTCAGATCTGcagaataaaatagaaaatgcTGGTGGTGAAAAGTTGAAAACACAGAAGTCCAAAGTTGAAAAGATACAATCT GATATTGACAAGAACAGCACAGAGATCAACCGTCACAAGGTTCAAATAGAGACTGGTGAGAAAATGGTGAAGAAATTAACAAAGGGGATTGAGGAATCAAAGAAGGAGAAAGAACGAATCATTGAGGGGAAGGATAAGATGCATGGCATGTTTAAAGAAATAGAGCAGAAGGCCTTTATAGTTCaagataattataagaaaatgcaGAAG GTAATCGATGAACATGGAGAAGTGCTGGAGAAGTCAAAATTGGAGTACGAAAAAGTGAAAAAGAATGTTGATCAGTTGCGTGCATCAGAG GTGGATGCTGACTTTAAGTTGCACGACATGAAAAAGATGTATAAGGAACTAGAAATGAAGGGGAAGGGATACAAGAAAAAGCTAAATGACTTGGAAATCAGTCTACAAAAGCATATGGAACA GATACAGAAAGATCTTGTAGACACAGAAAAGCTTCAAGCAACTTTGGCTGATGAGACCTTGACTGAGGCCTGTGACCTAAAGAGGGCCCTTGAAATGGTGACTTTACTGGAGACACAGCTGAAAGAGATGAATCCCAACCTTGATTCAATATCAGA ATATCGAAATAAGGTATCAGTGTACAATGAACGAGTTGAGGATCTTAACACAGTTACCCAACAACGTGATGATATAAAGAAGCAATATgatgagttgagaaagaaaag GTTGGATGAGTTCATGGCAGGATTCAATGCAATATCTTTGAAGTTAAAGGAGATGTATCAG ATGATCACCCTCGGGGGAGATGCAGAACTTGAACTAGTGGACTCTTTGGATCCATTCTCGGAAGGTGTTGTTTTCAGTGTTCGACCTCCTAAGAAAAGCTGGAAGAACATTGCAAACTTATCGGGTGGTGAAAAG ACACTCAGCTCGTTAGCTCTGGTTTTTGCTCTTCATCATTACAAACCAACCCCACTTTACGTAATGGACGAAATTGATGCAGCCCTAG ATTTCAAGAATGTTTCCATTGTTGGACATTACGTTAAAGATCGGACAAAGGATGCACAGTTTATAATCATAAG CTTGAGGAATAACATGTTTGAGTTGGCTGATCGACTTGTTGGAATCTACAAAACTGATAATTGTACAAAAAGCATTACAATCAATCCCAACAGCTTCGTGGTGTGCGAGAAAGCTGCATGA